In the genome of Candidatus Methylomirabilota bacterium, one region contains:
- a CDS encoding AMP-binding protein: MTLAGLLERAALRRPGAEAVVDGDQRLTYAALAERCAAVARGLARLGVGKGDRVLIALKNRLEHVVVYWALQTLGGVPT, encoded by the coding sequence CCTCGAACGCGCGGCGTTGCGCCGCCCCGGCGCCGAGGCCGTCGTGGACGGCGACCAGCGGCTCACGTACGCGGCGCTCGCCGAGCGCTGCGCCGCGGTGGCGCGCGGCCTCGCGCGGCTCGGGGTGGGCAAGGGCGACCGCGTCCTCATCGCGCTCAAGAACCGCCTCGAGCACGTCGTCGTCTATTGGGCGCTCCAGACGCTCGGGGGCGTGCCGAC